The following proteins are encoded in a genomic region of Bacillus sp. FJAT-22090:
- a CDS encoding LysR family transcriptional regulator, with translation MELRNLKTFLVVAECGGFTRAGEQLGYTQSTVTNHIRALEEAVGNRLFDRLGKTVVLTDAGTHLASYAKEILQLYQEAIDSSRLNMEPSGTVLIGANESLMVYRLPTILYEFKRTYPNVHLILQPSESQELNNELKSGKFDLALFTNPEKLGPDIVTSDLVKETLVMIAPPGHRLCDKAVITPTELEGEVLLLTESGSYRDLLERWIKEEGVSCSRITFWNIEAIKQSVKCGLGLSYLPLMTVKDELERGSLVALPWVHNEEFVTTQLAFHKDKWVTPAMKILMEIIQKHAKKWELEDQQ, from the coding sequence ATGGAGCTTCGTAACCTAAAAACCTTTTTAGTTGTCGCGGAGTGTGGTGGATTTACGCGCGCTGGTGAACAATTGGGTTATACACAATCCACGGTTACTAATCATATTAGGGCACTGGAGGAAGCTGTTGGGAATCGTCTCTTTGATCGGCTAGGAAAAACTGTTGTTTTGACGGATGCTGGGACACATCTAGCATCGTATGCAAAGGAAATACTACAGCTTTATCAGGAAGCAATCGATTCTTCACGCTTAAATATGGAGCCTTCTGGTACCGTCTTGATTGGTGCAAATGAATCGTTAATGGTATACAGGTTGCCAACAATACTGTACGAGTTTAAGAGAACTTACCCAAATGTCCATCTTATTTTGCAACCATCCGAAAGCCAGGAACTTAACAATGAATTGAAATCCGGAAAGTTTGATTTAGCATTATTTACAAATCCTGAAAAATTAGGTCCAGATATTGTCACAAGCGATTTAGTTAAAGAGACATTGGTGATGATTGCTCCACCAGGTCACCGTTTATGTGACAAAGCAGTAATTACTCCAACCGAATTGGAGGGAGAAGTGTTACTTCTTACGGAGTCGGGCAGTTATCGAGATTTGCTTGAAAGATGGATCAAAGAAGAGGGAGTAAGCTGTTCACGTATCACTTTTTGGAATATCGAGGCCATTAAGCAATCAGTCAAATGCGGATTAGGTCTATCCTATTTACCCTTGATGACTGTAAAAGATGAGTTGGAACGAGGTAGTCTGGTTGCGTTGCCTTGGGTGCACAATGAGGAATTCGTGACTACTCAACTTGCGTTTCATAAGGATAAGTGGGTGACGCCAGCTATGAAAATATTAATGGAAATAATTCAGAAACACGCAAAGAAATGGGAGCTGGAAGACCAACAGTAA
- a CDS encoding YciI family protein gives MPSLLDQANWTEKENSIVQHHFEVLQNLQEEGRLLLAGRTLNLDPIGIVILEVDTEEEAFELMHNDPAVKEGIIEAQLFPYRVALYKK, from the coding sequence ATTCCTTCCTTATTAGATCAAGCAAATTGGACTGAAAAAGAAAATTCAATCGTCCAACACCATTTTGAGGTGCTACAAAATCTACAAGAGGAAGGAAGGCTCCTGTTAGCTGGTAGAACTTTGAACTTAGACCCAATCGGAATTGTTATTTTAGAAGTTGACACAGAGGAAGAAGCATTTGAACTTATGCATAACGACCCCGCTGTAAAAGAAGGGATAATAGAAGCACAACTATTTCCTTACCGAGTTGCTTTATATAAAAAATAA
- a CDS encoding Gfo/Idh/MocA family protein, protein MKTTFALIGTGIVGERIINQILAHPNCEIVSIFDENKIRLKEISTKYQLPMAESLNELLQTKPNWVYIGTPPVSHAPLAELIAEHGLNILSEKPLAHDTEDGWRMVKASEEANIKTAMHFPLMYSPAIQSLKKEITSASLGDIVKIELHTYFPHWPRKWQQNPWIASREQGGFIREIFPHYLQLMYHLFGNFTISSHYTTYPENGDLCETGVSAIAKTESGIPIILNSLSGIGQEELLEFKVLGTKKVMTIRNWSELWVSEKDQEAVQVVPDNQPQSLLDACHGLLNGRESLVVSFEEGLKVQKWIDELLK, encoded by the coding sequence ATGAAAACTACATTTGCGTTAATTGGGACAGGAATCGTTGGGGAGCGTATTATTAATCAGATTTTGGCTCATCCTAATTGCGAAATTGTTTCCATATTCGATGAGAATAAAATAAGACTAAAGGAAATATCAACAAAATACCAACTTCCGATGGCTGAATCGTTAAACGAGCTTTTACAAACAAAACCAAATTGGGTATATATCGGGACACCACCGGTAAGTCATGCTCCACTAGCCGAGCTAATAGCTGAGCATGGTTTAAATATTCTCTCTGAAAAACCTCTTGCTCATGATACGGAAGATGGATGGAGAATGGTAAAAGCATCAGAGGAAGCAAATATTAAGACAGCGATGCATTTTCCGTTAATGTATAGTCCTGCTATACAGAGTCTTAAAAAAGAGATTACGTCAGCTTCGCTTGGTGATATTGTCAAGATAGAGCTGCATACATATTTTCCACATTGGCCAAGGAAATGGCAACAAAATCCTTGGATTGCTTCAAGAGAACAAGGAGGCTTCATAAGAGAGATATTTCCGCATTATTTACAACTTATGTATCATCTGTTCGGTAATTTTACGATTTCCTCCCACTATACAACCTACCCAGAAAATGGGGATCTATGTGAAACAGGTGTGTCGGCAATTGCTAAGACAGAAAGTGGGATACCGATTATTTTAAATAGCCTGTCAGGAATTGGACAGGAAGAACTTCTAGAATTTAAGGTTCTGGGAACAAAAAAAGTAATGACAATCCGAAATTGGTCAGAACTCTGGGTAAGTGAAAAGGACCAAGAAGCTGTTCAAGTTGTACCTGACAATCAGCCACAGAGTCTTCTGGACGCATGTCATGGCTTGTTAAATGGTAGGGAGTCCCTAGTTGTATCGTTTGAGGAAGGTTTGAAAGTACAAAAATGGATTGATGAATTGTTGAAATGA
- a CDS encoding alpha/beta fold hydrolase, with protein sequence MAFLLEKDFHLIIFDSPGHGKKSSFDKESDYLFSALARWYRQVIQQILPKPFYIMGHSWGADLALHFTKHNPFDVLGIILLDGGFTFPQNQLEMDFDYAIAGWNDYMDRSVFTDLESIFEEYNTYTKKWDENKERYVASLFKKKDVRFELVASKFTVLSIIKAFFEEPFVEVYPFIKVPLLLIHATNPENLDDARAIGISQLKDHINDLTVIRMEGAGHTLQWDEPSRTTKEVKKWIKEKSENK encoded by the coding sequence ATAGCATTTCTCTTAGAAAAAGATTTTCATCTTATCATCTTTGATAGTCCAGGTCATGGGAAAAAATCCTCATTCGATAAAGAAAGTGATTATTTGTTTTCTGCATTAGCAAGATGGTATCGGCAAGTAATTCAACAAATCTTACCAAAACCTTTCTATATAATGGGGCATTCATGGGGAGCAGATTTAGCCCTCCATTTTACAAAGCATAATCCTTTTGATGTATTAGGGATTATTCTGTTGGATGGAGGCTTCACCTTTCCGCAAAACCAACTTGAAATGGATTTTGACTATGCGATTGCTGGATGGAATGATTATATGGATCGTTCTGTGTTTACTGATTTAGAGAGTATCTTTGAAGAGTATAATACCTATACGAAAAAATGGGATGAAAACAAAGAGAGGTATGTCGCATCTCTATTCAAAAAGAAAGATGTACGATTTGAGCTAGTCGCTTCTAAATTCACTGTCTTATCCATTATAAAAGCATTTTTTGAAGAACCTTTTGTGGAAGTTTATCCTTTTATTAAGGTTCCACTCCTGTTAATTCATGCTACTAATCCTGAAAATTTGGATGATGCAAGAGCAATTGGAATTTCGCAGTTAAAGGATCATATAAATGATCTTACTGTGATACGAATGGAGGGTGCAGGGCATACGCTCCAGTGGGATGAACCGAGTCGAACAACAAAAGAAGTGAAGAAATGGATAAAGGAAAAAAGTGAAAATAAATAA
- a CDS encoding YgaP-like transmembrane domain: MTNKPQQNIGSKSAFTRFMMGSVMTAYGTAQLMRNPKSRSGQMLIMFGAMTAAEGATKYCPSKAVGSTMLNSNMIQKMMNKNASQSTLAGVGATSGSQSLQSSTSGTITQASGNIMQMIGNIAQKLTSGNAAQNNKAGTQNMSSGNQQNGQSGNIAQTIGNAAQQMTSGTAAQTIGNIAQTVAPQVGQMMSSAASMTGTQNPAGTNNVKKQASATGGASKTNGIATNGTSNVQKNASAKSTNSNNKQATSSNGNNNQNTNATKPLLDGAANKDVAASSVINASNSTDKNTTTSNILQ; encoded by the coding sequence ATGACCAATAAACCACAACAAAACATCGGTTCAAAAAGTGCATTTACTCGTTTCATGATGGGATCAGTGATGACCGCATACGGTACTGCACAACTAATGCGAAATCCTAAAAGCAGAAGCGGTCAAATGCTCATCATGTTTGGTGCAATGACAGCTGCGGAAGGTGCAACTAAATATTGCCCATCAAAAGCAGTGGGTTCAACCATGTTGAATAGTAACATGATACAAAAAATGATGAACAAAAATGCTTCTCAAAGTACATTAGCTGGGGTCGGCGCTACTAGCGGATCTCAATCATTGCAAAGTTCTACAAGTGGAACTATTACTCAAGCAAGCGGAAACATCATGCAAATGATCGGAAATATTGCACAAAAATTAACTAGCGGAAATGCTGCTCAAAATAATAAGGCAGGAACTCAAAACATGAGTAGTGGTAATCAACAAAATGGTCAAAGTGGCAACATTGCTCAGACAATCGGAAATGCTGCCCAACAAATGACAAGTGGAACTGCTGCTCAAACTATTGGTAACATTGCTCAAACCGTAGCACCACAAGTCGGTCAAATGATGAGTAGCGCCGCTAGTATGACTGGAACACAAAATCCTGCTGGAACGAATAATGTTAAGAAACAAGCATCTGCTACAGGTGGAGCATCAAAGACGAACGGTATTGCAACAAATGGGACATCTAATGTACAGAAAAATGCTTCTGCCAAATCAACTAATAGTAATAACAAGCAAGCTACATCCTCGAATGGGAACAACAATCAAAATACAAATGCAACAAAACCTCTTTTAGACGGTGCAGCTAATAAAGATGTTGCAGCTTCATCGGTCATAAATGCTTCAAATTCAACTGACAAAAATACAACTACATCGAATATTTTGCAATAA